GTCAGGAAATTTTCTCAAAATACTGTCTGTTGTCATATCCTTATCACGCAAACACATGGTTCGAAGTTCGTTACCGCTCTCTTCTCCATATCTATGATTTATGTATGATGCTAAGTAATTATGGTGTCCGTCGCGTATGTCAGGAACAATATCAGACATGTCATCTAATAACTGGCATCCCATTCCCACTGCATAGAGCGCATCTTTAATGCCTTCTACATCACTGGTTAACTCATTTTCAAATCGAGTAGGGATGGCCCACGGTGCTGTAAACAGTATTCCTGTTTTATAATGATGGACTTGGGTAATAATCTCTTCAGGAGAGAGAAATTTACCCACTCCGCCTTCTTCTGAAGCTTCCTGAACTCCACTTGGAGTAAGTGCATTCAGGGAGATAGCGACACCGTCCAGAACAAATTCAGCAGAAACTTCTTCCCGCTTATGTGCCTCGAATAATATATTGAACAGAACTCTATCTGAAACCAGAATGTCCATTACAGACCGAAATTTCACTGCTTTTCTAGGCAGGTTTGTGTCGAGTGTGCACTTGTATTCGTCATCCAGAATATTGTCACATCCGGTAACAATGCCACGTAAAGCCTGATTTATAGCCACATACATTTCACAACGGCTCAGGTCGATTCCGGCTTTGTAATAAGAATATAGAAAAATGAACGAAAAGAAGTTGTCGGTAATGGGGTAACATCCATCTTCATTTCTCTTTAAAACAATACTGTTGCCTTGCAAAAGAGTTTGCGCAGTGTCGTAGTATCGGTTGATACCGGCATTGAGTGTCTTTTGAAGGGCAGAAACGACGCTGCTTGATTCTATGAATTTATTGATAATAAAACGCTTCATGTGACTATTATTGATTTTTTTGTGTTGAAAAAATGGCAATGTAACCGAGGTATGTTTTTACCAGCTCCGGTTCTTTAAAACCTGCTTCTACCATTACGTCCGGCATCAGTCCTTTAATGTTTTCCGCTATCTGTGGTTGAAAGAGTAGCCAGCGGGAGATGTGGGACGTGAGGGCACCGAAGAAAGAGGTAGGCTTATGCATATCAGCGATAACAAGACGGCCTCCGGGTTTCAAAACACGGTAAGCTTCTTTAAGAGACTTCAATTTAAGATCAAGTGGAATGTGGTGGTAGAACATAGTTGAGAATACTGAATCAAAGGAACTGTCTTCATAAGGGAGATCTTCTGCTGCAACAGCTTCAAATCTACAGGTTTCAGTCCCCCGCAGTTTCCGAGCCTCTTCAATCATTTTTCCCGCAGCATCAATACCCAGTACATATCCACTTTCCACAGCGGAAACATTACGAGAAGCTAAATGGGTAATAAATCCGGTTCCGCACCCAATATCCAATATTCGGTGGGAAGGCTCTATCTGCAATAAAGAGATGACGAGGTCATTCATTTCTTTCTGCTTGCCAAGCAACAGCAATGGTTCACAGAAATCATATATGCTTGCGGCACCATCTAAAGTTCTGCCACGAGTTGGAACACTTTTAATACTCACAGTTTCCTCCTGAGTTGATGAAGAAGTATGCAGGAATTACATAGTATGTATACCCAATGGATAAGAAACGCAGAGTCTATACCATAGGATGCTTGAAGGTTAAAAAAAGAAGAAAAAAGTACATGAAACATTCATTATCCGTACTAATAGTTATCACTACTAAAAAAAGCAAGAAAATAAACGAACCTAGCTAGTATACAATCTGAGCCAGATTCGTCGCGCGATGATATGGACGGAGTACTCATTCTTTTCTGTTATGTGGAAAGAAGCAGCCGCATACCGGTCACAGTCGAAAAAGATCCGATAAACGGTTACTGTTAAGTGACTCTACTCTCCAAATGTTACAAAACGGTTAAGACTTTTACAGTAGATTGTTCATCAGACTCATATTTATCAGGGAACAGTGCCCCTGCCCCCCCTAGCTGCTTTTGAAGTGTCGTCATAAACAGTATGATCTTGTGGCGTTACTGCATTTGGGTTGCAGAATAAAAAAGGCTTCATGATGATTTTCATGAAGCCTTTTTATAGCAGGATCACATTACGAGTTAGTCCGTCTGTGGTTTTTACTCACCCACCACAATTTTTGGATCATCCAGACAGCTACATATATCGTTCGCCAGACCAATGCCGATTTCATCATAAATATTGAAAGCCAAGTCGGCGCCGCCTTCCAGCAGGGGTTCTACCTCATCGTCGAATTCTGTTATTGCTACTATCTTGCAGACTACTCCCAGCTGTTTCGCCATAGTTATGGCGTACAATTTTGCATCGAAGCTCGGAATGGTAACTACACATGTTTTTACAAAGTTCAGCGACACGAGCCGACGCCAGAAATCCCGGCCCGATACGTCAGCATATATAACGTTGCGCCCCTCCGCATTGTGTCTCTTTACTTTTTCTTGATCTGCATCCACCCCCAAAACCACATTGCCATAGCGTTCGCGCAACACATCATACGTCTGGGTGCCTACGCGTCCCATCCCGAGGATGATCACTTGCCACATAACCGTGGGTATGATGCGTTCCTCGTCCGGATGTGACTTGGCGGTTTCAAAACGGTTAAGAACATTGCGCCATTTTTCAAATAACTCGTCAGCCACCACATTCAGGGGCGAGGCAACGATAAATGACAGTGAGAGAGAAATGGCCATGACCACAAGCCACCTGTTGTCCAACCAGCCGTTGGACACTCCTATGGCTCCCACAATGAGACCAAACTCACTGTAGTTGGTGAGCGTTACAGAAGTGATAAAGGATGATCTGGAACTCAGGTTGAAGCGAGTGAGTAAAAAGAAAAAAAGAAGGCTTTTTAACGGGATGGCAAGCACGAACAACGCTGAGACTACGAACGAGTCAAAGTCTGGAAATCCTCCCAGTCCAATGCTGAGGAAAAAGCCTAGAAGCATGAAGTCCTTGATACTGAGAAGGGATTCCGACAACTCTGTTGCCCGAGGGTGCGTTGCTAAAAGCATGCCCATGACCAATGCACCAAGGTCAGCCTTAAGACCCACCAACTCAAACACACCTGCACCGGCGGCCAAAGCCAGAGCCATTCCGAAAAGCACTTGCAATTCACCGTGGCCGATATGGTTCAGGATATAAAAAAACATCCAGCGTGCCGCTGGAAGCAGCGCAATTATTAGCAGTGCCCACAGGGAGGGAGTTTTGCCTGTAGAAAATGTGATAAACAGTACGGCCAAGATATCCTGAATAATGAGGATGCCGATGGAGGTTCTGCCGTTAAGAGAGTTGGCTAACCCACTTTCTTCCAGAATTTTAACGGCAAAAACGGTGCTGGAAAAACTTAAGGCAAACCCCAGCAGGAGTGAGGTGGCAACATTAAGCTCTGCGAAAAAATGCAATCCTGCGAACGTAAGCAGCTGAATGCCCAACCCGAAAAAAAGTACCGTAATAAGCATGTGGATTGAGCCAGCAGCCCAAATTTCCGGACGCAGCAACTGTTTGATTTTTAGTTTCAGACCTATGGTGAATAAAAGTAGAGTTACCCCCATATCGCCAACTAACTGAATATTCTCAGACGTGGAGAACCCCAACAAATTCAGTATAAAACCGGCAACAAGAAACCCCACCAATGCTGGCAGCCCTACGCGGTTGGCTAAAAGCCCTAGAACGAAGGTGACAGATAGAATGATTGGATCCATAGGGCCCTCAAGCTGCTGTAACAATCTGGTTGAAAAACGAGTCCTGACAGAACGTCAGAAAAATTCATTCAATAGAAGGTGATGGAAAAGCCTCACCTTCTATCTTATTTTATTATGTTTTTTTTTACTGATTATTTTGACATCAAACTTGAGTTTTGGAAAGAGGAGACAAACTTTTCAGGCAACATCACATGACGCTACATTATCTTCATCTCGGGATAAGACCGTCTTGTCACACATATAACAACACCCGCCTTCAAATGCTGACTCGCCCTCCCTGTTCCAGATGTTCATCACCCCTTGTCAGTTGAGCTTTTCTTACCGCCCGCCCTCATTTGAGGATTTAAGCTGACAGTGGAAAGTGATCCATGAGAAAAAACGCTTGTTGCATAGGCTACAGCAAGTGCAAATAACGCTGCACCGCACCCAATACCGGCAGCATAGTAAGGAGGAGCAGACAGAGCAATACGCATAAACAACGTAGCAATTACATAACCGGAGTTTCTAAATACGGCATGGAAACCCGGCATAAATCGTTGCGTTACAAGCACCAGCAAAATGTCTGCAAAAATAAGAACGGTATAGAGCGTAACAAAAAAGTCATGTTTTCTACCATAAAAAAGAAAATCTACGGCATCATAACTACCTATCCCTACAAAGACAAAAAACAAAACCAGCGCAATAATTTTTTTCGTCAGTACATAACGCATACGTTCTACAGGGTCTTTTAAATACCCCTGATAACGCTGCACACGATAATATATTCCCAGAATTACAAATATAGCCAGTGCAGCTGAACTGGAAGCAGCCACATGTAAAAGAGCCTCAGAGTCTAATGCAACAGTTATCGGCTCATGCATATGTGATAATTCTTTGAAAGAATTCCTGAGTAAAATTAGTGTCAGAATTTCTAACTGCTTACCAAGCGATTTAGAAATGGAGGTAGATAACACAAAGATAAGGCTCAGAACTTCCAGAACCAAAAGCATCGTAAACGCAAGATTAACCGCATAAAAGTGGTTTAACGGTGTTATTGCTGCAATGCGTTCCGGCAACAACCCTTGACGGTTAAGCTCTATTCCCAAAATGCCTAGCAAGAACATCGCAATTAATAACTGGGCAACAAAGCGTTCCGTTTTCGGGTTCTCCCAGAAATGATGCAATAAATCAAACAGGTTCGAAGCAGGTTCTAAACGACTCATAACGACTCCAACTAGTAATAATTACTAATCCTAGATTTCTTTTTTTATTTTTTCAACCATAATATAGACAAAATGCTCTGATTCAGCACCCCCTTATACGTACCTTGAAAAGATGCAGGGGACACTCATAACTTACAGTAGAGGCTCTGAATGACACGGCTGTGTCATTCTTTTTCATTTTCTCCCCTTTCCTCCTCACAGAGCAACGCCGTCATTCCCCGCAAAGCACAGACAGTACCCCGCCAACAGAATTTAGATATGCCATTTCTGCAACCGTATGAGAAAAAAACAAAATATACTGTGCACCTCTGCCCCTCCCTCCTAAAATTACAAGGAGAGAAAGCTCCTTGTTTTTTTGATAAGGGCAGATTCTCCAACAAAGACTCCGAACTGTTACACCTCAAAAAAGCAGCCCAAAAAGAAGCACCAAGAGGCCTGCGACAAGGGAGAACATATGGAACGGCATCTGTTACTAGCGGTTGGAACTCATCCCCACGCCACCTCAGGACAAAACTTTGTAAGCGACTTCCTTACAAAAAAAGATAATATCAAGCTGACATTGTTAACAATTTATACAGCGTATGACGAGTATAGTGCAGTCGCTCTTACGACCCACATTGCTGAAAAAAAAGCACTCGCAGTATTGAACGAAGTCCGGAAAACACTTGAAGCAAAAGGCTTTGACCACAAGAAAATTACACTTCGCCCCATTCTAGTCCAAGGCTCGCGTGCACGTACCCTTATGCATGAAATAAATAAAGAACAATTTGATGCAGTTATTCTCAGCCGCAGAGAACGTATTCTCACCTTAGAGGACTTTTTAGACACCAGCGTATGCACCGAGCTACTGAAAACTGAAAAAAAAGGTCATATCCCTCCCTTCTGGCTATGCCGGCAATTGACAGAGAAGAAAAAGGGAGTGCTGCTTTGCACAGACGGTTCCAATCCCTCCATGAGGATCGCTGAGTATGTGGGGGGGATATTGCAAGAAATTCCGGAACAAGATGTCTGTGTGCTCCATATCACCGACCCTGCAAAGGCAGACAGTTCTGATGCCGAGTCCGTTGTCCAACAGACCGTGGAGAAAATAACGGCTGCAGGACTGGATCAAAGCCGCATATCTTCCAAAATATTAGAAGGCCGTGGAGCTGCGCGGATTATTATTGATCAGGCGACACAAGGAGACTTCGCGGTCGTGGCCATGGGAACGGCAGGAACAGGCCAAAAAACGTTCTCAAAACTGTTTACGGGCTCTGTGGCACGCAATGTATTCAAGGAGCTGACTGAAGCCGTGTTGTGGGCGAGTTTTTAAAAATAGCGCACGGTGAAACCATATGGAACCATATGTCGGAACAATAAACGCCATACGCGGCGGGGTTGTAGATGTGGCGTTTGCAGAGCAACTTCCGCCGATTAACACCGTGCTCAGAACCGGGCCGGAAGGACAGGTGGTCATGGAAACCGTTGACCATCTCAACGCCGGCACAATACGCGCCATCGCCCTGACGCCAACGGCAGGACTTGCCCGTGGATACCCTGTCGTCAGTGATGATACGCAACTGACCGCCCCCGTGGGCAAAACAACGCTCGGCCGCGTTTTTAACGTGCTCGGAAAACCAATAGACGGCAAACCAGACCCCGAAAATGTTTCGTACCGCACAATTCACCAACCCCCTATTCCTCTTGTCGAACGGGTGACAAGCGAGGAGATTTTTCAGACCGGCATCAAAGTCATTGACTTACTCGCCCCTCTTGAAAAAGGCGGAAAAGCCGGATTGTTCGGAGGTGCAGGTGTAGGCAAAACCGTACTTATCACCGAGTTCATCCATAATATGGTCGGGCAGCATGAAGGAATGTCTATCTTCTGCGGCATTGGAGAGCGTTGTCGGGAAGGAGAAGAACTGTACCGCGAAATGGGCGAATCCGGCGTGCTCGACAATACGGTGATGGTCTTCGGACAAATGAATGAGCCGCCCGGTGCACGGTTTCGGGTGGGTCATGCCGCTTTGACCATGGCAGAGTATTTCAGGGACGACCTTGAGCAGAATGTCCTGCTGCTGATTGATAACATTTTCAGGTTCATACAGGCAGGCATGGAGCTTTCCGGCCTGCTGGGACGGCTTCCCTCCCGCATGGGCTACCAGCCCACGCTGGGGCCGGAGCTTGCCGCGCTTGAAGAACGCATTTCCAGCAGCCGCAAAGGAGCTATAACCTCCATTCAGGCTGTATATGTCCCTGCGGACGACCTTACAGATCCTTCTGCAACACATACCTTTGCCCATCTCTCCTCGTCTATCGTACTTTCCAGAAAACGTGCCGGAGAGGGATTTTACCCTGCTGTTGATCCGCTTCAATCCCGATCCATGATGCTGTCTCCCCATGTAGTGGGGCAGCGCCATTACGACGTAGCGCGCGAAGTGCGGCGCACGTTGGCCGTTTACGAAGAACTCAAAGATATTATCGCAATGCTCGGTCTGGAAGAACTTGCCCGCGAAGACCGCAAAACCGTGTACCGGGCACGTCGCCTTGAACGCTTTTTCACACAGCCGTTTTTTACCACCAAGCACTTTACCGGCATTGAAGGCCGCATGGTCTCGCTGGATCAAACTGTGGAAGGTTGTGAGCGCATTCTCAATGACGAATTCGCGGATTATCCGGAAAACAAACTCTACATGATAGGCGGTGTGGAAGAGGCAATGCGATGAGGCTGCGTATTTTCCTCCCTCACACAGAACTGCTTGATACTGAGACAGTAAAAATCAAGGCCGAAAATCCCATGGGCTACTTCACCCTGAAACCACGGCATATTGATATGACATCAACACTGGTACCCGGCATTCTATCCTACACCACCAGCACAGGAAAAACTGAATACCTTGCCGTAGACTACGGGCTTCTGGTGAAACAGGGGAACATGGTGAAGGTAGTTTCAAGGCGGGCATTTTTAGGAGAGTTAGGAAAACTTGAAGCAGAAGTCAGGCGAATGACCGAGATTGAGGACGAGCGGGAACGTTCTGCACGATCCGCAGTGGCGCGGCTTGAGGCAGATTTTGTACGCAGATTTCTGGAGGTCGGCAGGTCATGACTTCAAACAAAAGTTTTCCGCACCGGATCGGAGAAAAAGAACGGCGCAGGCTCAAGGCCGAACAAAAAAAAAATATCGGTGCATGGTATGGCCTCGGGCTTGTCGGGATTGTGGGATGGTCTGTGGTAATCCCCACCCTTCTTGGAATCTTTTTAGGAGTATGGGTGGATATTCACTGGCCAAGTCCACGCTCATGGACGCTGATGCTTATGGTGCTGGGCCTTTTTATAGGATGCCTTTGTGCCGGATTCTGGGTGAACCGGCAACGGCAACAGATAATGAAAGAGAGAACGAATGAAGATCGTTGATATAGTCATAGGGCTGAGTATGGGAGGAGTGTTGTCCTGCATTCATTTTGGAGGACTTTGGCTGGTACTGAAACGAATGCCGACCAGCGAACGCCCCGCGTTTCTTTTCTGGACGACCACCATGGCACGATACGGTATTACCTTGTACGGTATGTATCTGGCCCTCACCATGGGCGGAATCGTGTTAGTGGGCGCATGCGCAGGCTTGTATCTGGCTCGTTTAATGGTGGTACCCCGTCTTGCAGACAGGTTAGAGAAAAACGGAGGCAGTTCCCTGCTCCGTGCCGCAAAAGAGTAACGCTCTCCTCCGGCACCATCCGCACATCGCTATAAGGAAGAATATGCAATTCAGTCCTGACCATATTATCTACTATCAGGGAACATTTGCCTCCCTGAACGCAACGATTATGTTCACATGGGGGATCATACTTTTTCTGGCGCTCTTTTCATGGTCTGTTACCCGCAATCTGACCAGTTCCACTGATTTTAATTTCCGTCAAAATATTCTGGAAATTCTTGTGGACGGGCTACTAAACCAGATTCGTGAAACGACAAGACAGGAACCGGAGCGCTTCCTGCCCCTTCTGGGTACACTGTTTATCTTTATTTTAGTGTCCAATATCCTTGCAGTAGTCCCGGGTTTTGAGCCGCCGACAGGTTCACTATCCACCACTGCTGCGTTGGCTCTGTGCGTTTTTTTTGCCGTGCCATACTACGGAATCCGCGCACACGGCCTGAAAAATTACCTTGTCGGCTACATCCGCCCAAATCCCTTCATGCTTCCCTTCAACGTGGTGGGCGAGCTTTCCCGCACGTTTGCGCTCAGCGTGCGACTCTTCGGTAACATCATGAGCGGCTCAATGATGGGGAGTATTCTGCTGATCCTCGCACCGCTCTTTTTCCCAATACTTATGAATCTGCTGGGGCTGTTAATCGGTGTAGTGCAGGCATACATATTTGTGGTTCTTGCCGCAGTCTTTATCGCTTCAGGCATGGAATCTCATCTGGAAACAACTGACCTAAATAACAAGGAGTAAACTATGGATTCTCTTGCGCTTATCGCCATCGGCTCTGTATGCGCAGCAGGAGTATGCATGGGGCTCGGAGCCATTGGCCCCGCTATCGGTGAAGGTATGGCTTTAGCACGGGCGCTCAGTTCCATTGCTCAACAGCCGGATGAAACCAACACCATCGTCAAATTCCTGTTTGTGGGCATGGCCATGATTGAATCTACGGCAATCTACAGTTTCGTACTGGCCATGATTTTGCTCTTTGCCAATCCTTTCTGGAACTACTTTCTGGAAAAAGCCGGAGGCTAAGGAGGCAGGCACAGCAAAAGGAATGAACAATGGACGAAGTAACGCTACTGGAGCTTTTTCCTCGAAAAAGGAGGCAGCTAATCCATGCTGCTTGACTGGTTTACTGTTGGTGCGCAGGCACTGAACTTTCTTATTCTTATGTATCTGCTCAAGCGCTTTTTATATGGCCCGATCATCAGGACCATGGAAGAACGCAAAGCCAAGGTGCAAGAACATCTTGCCAGTGCCGAAAAGGCACGGCAGGAAGCAGCTGCGTACTCTCAGGAACTGAAAAAGCAACAAAAAGAACTGGAACTGGCAAGAGAATCTATGCTTGCTGAGGCCAGAACCAGCGTTGAAGCATGGCGTGAAACAGCCTTGGACACTGCCCGCAAACACGTTGCGGAGCAACGTACCAGCTGGCTGGATTCGTTAGAAAGAGAACACCGCTTGATTGCAGCCAACATCAGACAAGACGTAGCTGCAGAAGTGGTGGCTTTGGCAAAAAAAGTCCTTACCGACCTTTCCGATACAGAGCTTGAATTGCGGGTGGTGAATCACTTTATCCAAAGGTTGGGACAAGAAATTTCTAAAGACGCAATAGCGGGCGATCTTGTTGTCCAATTGGGCTTTTCAGTGCCTGAAGGTAGTGAGGAGCACATAGTAAAAGCAATACATGCAACGTTTCCAGAGGTGGGCAAGGTGGATCTTACTGTTCAGCCTAGTTTAACGCTGGGTATCACACTGGTGGCAGGAGACCGGAAATGGGACTGGAATCTGGAATCCTATCTGGAAGGGGTTGAAGATTCCATTCTGGCCAGTCTGGCCGAGGAAAGGTAACGCGACAATGACCAAGCCGTCTCTTAAACACACCATCGAACAGGCATTACAGGCTGTCCGGAAGGGAAAAGACGAATTCACTCTGGATACTGAATCCATGGAGGTTGGACGCATCCTTTCCATTGTGCAGGGCGTTGCGTATGCAGAAGGCGTGGGTGCCGTGCGCGCAGAAGAACTCCTGATGCTCGGCCATGATGTTCCGGGAATGGCTCTGGACATCCTGCCTGAAAAAATCGGCATTGTATTAATGGGCAGCGGGAAAAATCTTAAGGCTAACGAAGAAGTTGCACGTACAGGTCGAGTACTTGATGTA
This sequence is a window from Halodesulfovibrio aestuarii DSM 17919 = ATCC 29578. Protein-coding genes within it:
- a CDS encoding class 1 isoprenoid biosynthesis enzyme — protein: MKRFIINKFIESSSVVSALQKTLNAGINRYYDTAQTLLQGNSIVLKRNEDGCYPITDNFFSFIFLYSYYKAGIDLSRCEMYVAINQALRGIVTGCDNILDDEYKCTLDTNLPRKAVKFRSVMDILVSDRVLFNILFEAHKREEVSAEFVLDGVAISLNALTPSGVQEASEEGGVGKFLSPEEIITQVHHYKTGILFTAPWAIPTRFENELTSDVEGIKDALYAVGMGCQLLDDMSDIVPDIRDGHHNYLASYINHRYGEESGNELRTMCLRDKDMTTDSILRKFPDAQKHITELGLQYLNAGVDVLFSDEPSSIKKYSIIFLLERIGVKRFFSM
- a CDS encoding class I SAM-dependent methyltransferase, with protein sequence MSIKSVPTRGRTLDGAASIYDFCEPLLLLGKQKEMNDLVISLLQIEPSHRILDIGCGTGFITHLASRNVSAVESGYVLGIDAAGKMIEEARKLRGTETCRFEAVAAEDLPYEDSSFDSVFSTMFYHHIPLDLKLKSLKEAYRVLKPGGRLVIADMHKPTSFFGALTSHISRWLLFQPQIAENIKGLMPDVMVEAGFKEPELVKTYLGYIAIFSTQKNQ
- a CDS encoding ATP synthase subunit I, whose protein sequence is MKIVDIVIGLSMGGVLSCIHFGGLWLVLKRMPTSERPAFLFWTTTMARYGITLYGMYLALTMGGIVLVGACAGLYLARLMVVPRLADRLEKNGGSSLLRAAKE
- a CDS encoding universal stress protein; the encoded protein is MERHLLLAVGTHPHATSGQNFVSDFLTKKDNIKLTLLTIYTAYDEYSAVALTTHIAEKKALAVLNEVRKTLEAKGFDHKKITLRPILVQGSRARTLMHEINKEQFDAVILSRRERILTLEDFLDTSVCTELLKTEKKGHIPPFWLCRQLTEKKKGVLLCTDGSNPSMRIAEYVGGILQEIPEQDVCVLHITDPAKADSSDAESVVQQTVEKITAAGLDQSRISSKILEGRGAARIIIDQATQGDFAVVAMGTAGTGQKTFSKLFTGSVARNVFKELTEAVLWASF
- the atpD gene encoding F0F1 ATP synthase subunit beta — protein: MEPYVGTINAIRGGVVDVAFAEQLPPINTVLRTGPEGQVVMETVDHLNAGTIRAIALTPTAGLARGYPVVSDDTQLTAPVGKTTLGRVFNVLGKPIDGKPDPENVSYRTIHQPPIPLVERVTSEEIFQTGIKVIDLLAPLEKGGKAGLFGGAGVGKTVLITEFIHNMVGQHEGMSIFCGIGERCREGEELYREMGESGVLDNTVMVFGQMNEPPGARFRVGHAALTMAEYFRDDLEQNVLLLIDNIFRFIQAGMELSGLLGRLPSRMGYQPTLGPELAALEERISSSRKGAITSIQAVYVPADDLTDPSATHTFAHLSSSIVLSRKRAGEGFYPAVDPLQSRSMMLSPHVVGQRHYDVAREVRRTLAVYEELKDIIAMLGLEELAREDRKTVYRARRLERFFTQPFFTTKHFTGIEGRMVSLDQTVEGCERILNDEFADYPENKLYMIGGVEEAMR
- a CDS encoding cation:proton antiporter family protein encodes the protein MDPIILSVTFVLGLLANRVGLPALVGFLVAGFILNLLGFSTSENIQLVGDMGVTLLLFTIGLKLKIKQLLRPEIWAAGSIHMLITVLFFGLGIQLLTFAGLHFFAELNVATSLLLGFALSFSSTVFAVKILEESGLANSLNGRTSIGILIIQDILAVLFITFSTGKTPSLWALLIIALLPAARWMFFYILNHIGHGELQVLFGMALALAAGAGVFELVGLKADLGALVMGMLLATHPRATELSESLLSIKDFMLLGFFLSIGLGGFPDFDSFVVSALFVLAIPLKSLLFFFLLTRFNLSSRSSFITSVTLTNYSEFGLIVGAIGVSNGWLDNRWLVVMAISLSLSFIVASPLNVVADELFEKWRNVLNRFETAKSHPDEERIIPTVMWQVIILGMGRVGTQTYDVLRERYGNVVLGVDADQEKVKRHNAEGRNVIYADVSGRDFWRRLVSLNFVKTCVVTIPSFDAKLYAITMAKQLGVVCKIVAITEFDDEVEPLLEGGADLAFNIYDEIGIGLANDICSCLDDPKIVVGE
- a CDS encoding F0F1 ATP synthase subunit C, which produces MDSLALIAIGSVCAAGVCMGLGAIGPAIGEGMALARALSSIAQQPDETNTIVKFLFVGMAMIESTAIYSFVLAMILLFANPFWNYFLEKAGG
- a CDS encoding AtpZ/AtpI family protein — translated: MTSNKSFPHRIGEKERRRLKAEQKKNIGAWYGLGLVGIVGWSVVIPTLLGIFLGVWVDIHWPSPRSWTLMLMVLGLFIGCLCAGFWVNRQRQQIMKERTNEDR
- a CDS encoding F0F1 ATP synthase subunit A; the protein is MQFSPDHIIYYQGTFASLNATIMFTWGIILFLALFSWSVTRNLTSSTDFNFRQNILEILVDGLLNQIRETTRQEPERFLPLLGTLFIFILVSNILAVVPGFEPPTGSLSTTAALALCVFFAVPYYGIRAHGLKNYLVGYIRPNPFMLPFNVVGELSRTFALSVRLFGNIMSGSMMGSILLILAPLFFPILMNLLGLLIGVVQAYIFVVLAAVFIASGMESHLETTDLNNKE